The proteins below are encoded in one region of Mycolicibacterium neworleansense:
- a CDS encoding winged helix-turn-helix transcriptional regulator — protein MLGLVGDEWTLLVMQQALLGATRYGQFTARLPISNSVLTRRLASLTEDGLLQRHRYQKRPPRDEYLITARGRALWPVLVSIWEWERHWVPEHREPLPAMRHLGCGAEFTPVLSCSGCGDPAAAGDVTAAWGPSGGWSRSLPTTTTRRRSADDRRDSPSGLFPQTMSVLGNRWAFAILVAAFTGTSRFSEFQRVLAAPPASIADRLQTFRANDILTTTDEDKQYRLTPKGAAFLPVLVTALAWAQRSFPAAEGPAVILTHAHRGHTFSPALRCDQCGQRLTGPTVSAVELP, from the coding sequence ATGCTGGGCCTGGTCGGCGACGAGTGGACGCTACTGGTGATGCAACAGGCCCTGCTCGGCGCCACCCGCTACGGGCAGTTCACGGCCCGGCTGCCGATCTCCAATTCAGTCCTGACCCGCCGTCTCGCGTCCCTCACCGAAGATGGCCTGCTACAACGGCACCGCTACCAGAAGCGCCCGCCACGTGATGAGTACCTGATCACCGCGCGGGGCCGGGCGCTGTGGCCCGTGCTGGTGTCCATCTGGGAGTGGGAACGCCACTGGGTGCCCGAACACCGTGAGCCACTGCCGGCGATGCGGCACCTGGGCTGCGGCGCGGAGTTCACACCAGTGCTCAGTTGCAGCGGGTGCGGAGACCCGGCGGCGGCAGGCGACGTGACCGCCGCCTGGGGACCGAGCGGAGGCTGGTCGCGGTCACTGCCCACGACGACGACCCGACGCCGATCCGCCGACGATCGGCGCGACTCACCGTCGGGCCTGTTCCCGCAGACCATGAGTGTGCTGGGAAATCGCTGGGCCTTCGCGATCCTGGTCGCGGCCTTCACCGGTACCAGCCGATTCTCCGAGTTCCAACGGGTACTGGCCGCCCCGCCGGCGTCGATTGCCGACCGCCTGCAGACGTTCCGGGCCAACGACATCCTCACCACCACCGATGAGGACAAGCAGTACCGGCTGACACCGAAAGGCGCGGCATTCCTGCCGGTGTTGGTGACGGCGCTGGCCTGGGCGCAACGGTCCTTCCCAGCCGCCGAAGGCCCCGCCGTGATCCTCACCCACGCGCACCGGGGCCACACCTTTTCCCCGGCGCTGAGGTGTGATCAGTGCGGTCAGCGGCTCACCGGGCCAACCGTGTCCGCTGTCGAACTGCCATGA
- a CDS encoding Cmx/CmrA family chloramphenicol efflux MFS transporter — translation MPFALYLLALAVFAMGTSEFMLAGLVPDIAAGLGVTVGAAGLLTSAFAVGMVIGAPVMAALARRWPPRTSLLGCVVVFALCHVVGAMTPNFQVLFATRVIAALANAGFLAVALSTAATLVAADRKGRALSILLGGTTVATIAGVPGGAMLGAVLGWRATFWAIALLCLPAALGILHGISSRAEGYSGRVPDAPSLRDELAQLRSPGLGSAMLRAALVNAGTFATFTFLAPIVTGTAGLGELWVPVVLVLFGFGSFLGVTVAGRFSDDRPGVIVAAGGPLLLVGWIALVALASHPVAVLILVFIQGMSAFAVGSTLIAQVLYAASRAVTMGGSYATAALNLGATCGPMLAAASLTGPAGNLGPVWVTVALTGLAVPLMAVRQRTRLAR, via the coding sequence ATGCCTTTTGCTCTCTACCTGCTTGCCCTGGCCGTTTTCGCCATGGGCACTTCGGAATTCATGCTCGCCGGACTGGTTCCGGACATCGCCGCCGGCCTCGGTGTCACCGTCGGCGCCGCCGGTTTACTGACCTCTGCGTTCGCGGTCGGCATGGTAATCGGCGCACCGGTCATGGCGGCACTCGCGCGCCGGTGGCCGCCACGGACCAGCCTGCTCGGGTGCGTGGTTGTCTTTGCGCTCTGCCATGTCGTCGGTGCGATGACGCCGAACTTTCAGGTACTCTTCGCGACCCGCGTGATCGCCGCGCTGGCCAATGCTGGGTTCTTGGCGGTGGCGCTGAGCACCGCTGCCACGCTGGTGGCGGCCGACCGAAAGGGACGCGCGCTGTCGATCCTGCTCGGCGGCACGACAGTGGCCACGATCGCGGGCGTCCCGGGTGGCGCGATGCTCGGTGCGGTGTTGGGATGGCGGGCGACGTTCTGGGCGATTGCCTTGCTCTGCCTCCCCGCAGCTCTCGGCATTCTGCACGGGATTTCTAGTCGTGCCGAAGGGTATTCGGGACGGGTCCCGGATGCGCCATCGCTGCGCGACGAGCTGGCTCAGCTCAGATCGCCTGGGCTGGGATCGGCGATGCTGCGCGCTGCCCTGGTCAATGCCGGCACGTTCGCCACGTTCACCTTCTTGGCGCCGATCGTCACCGGCACCGCGGGACTGGGAGAGCTGTGGGTGCCGGTGGTCCTGGTGCTGTTCGGCTTCGGATCATTCCTCGGGGTCACCGTGGCGGGCCGCTTCTCCGATGACCGTCCCGGCGTGATCGTCGCGGCGGGCGGCCCGCTGCTGCTTGTCGGCTGGATTGCGTTGGTGGCGTTAGCCTCCCATCCCGTCGCGGTGCTGATCCTGGTCTTCATCCAGGGCATGTCGGCCTTCGCCGTCGGCAGCACCCTCATCGCCCAGGTGCTTTACGCGGCATCCCGCGCCGTCACGATGGGCGGCTCGTACGCGACGGCCGCGCTCAACCTCGGGGCCACCTGCGGGCCGATGCTGGCCGCCGCCTCGCTTACCGGTCCGGCCGGCAACCTCGGCCCCGTGTGGGTAACCGTCGCGCTGACCGGGCTCGCGGTGCCGCTCATGGCAGTTCGACAGCGGACACGGTTGGCCCGGTGA
- a CDS encoding Hsp20/alpha crystallin family protein translates to MLRFDPFSDLDVLTRSLLTNDSGSTRTPRFMPMDLCKIGDHYVLTADLPGIDPGSVDVNVDNGTLTISAHRTARSEESVQWLANERFFGSYRRQLSLGDGIDTSAISATYENGVLTVTIPVAERARPRKIEVAHGTDRKSIETTTVDAD, encoded by the coding sequence GTGCTTCGTTTTGATCCGTTCAGCGACCTTGATGTTTTGACCAGGAGTTTGCTGACGAATGATTCCGGGTCAACTCGTACGCCGAGGTTCATGCCGATGGACCTCTGCAAGATCGGTGACCATTACGTTCTGACGGCCGACCTCCCGGGCATCGATCCGGGCTCGGTGGACGTCAATGTGGACAACGGCACGCTGACCATCTCGGCCCATCGGACCGCGCGCTCAGAAGAGTCGGTTCAATGGCTGGCCAACGAGCGGTTCTTCGGCAGTTACCGACGCCAGTTGTCGCTCGGCGACGGAATCGATACGTCGGCGATCTCCGCCACATATGAGAACGGTGTCCTCACCGTGACCATCCCTGTGGCAGAACGTGCCCGGCCCCGCAAGATCGAGGTCGCGCACGGTACCGACCGCAAGTCGATCGAAACCACCACAGTCGACGCGGATTAG
- a CDS encoding GNAT family N-acetyltransferase, with the protein MSEFVKPVELTGQRWVKLEPLTTGHIAEIDAVAADGELGSLWFTMTPKPGGATEWVQRMLELRAADHGVSFVVRDLDGRLVGSSSYLHVDGPNRRLEIGHTWYTAAARRSGINAETKLLMLGHAFDELNCVAVEFRTHFFNSASRAAIERLGAKLDGVLRSHQLGPDGSRRDTVVYSILDIEWPAVRSNLKFRLDRRGQTD; encoded by the coding sequence GTGAGCGAATTCGTCAAGCCGGTCGAGCTGACCGGGCAACGCTGGGTGAAGTTGGAGCCGTTGACCACCGGGCACATTGCTGAGATCGACGCTGTCGCCGCGGATGGTGAGTTGGGTTCGCTCTGGTTCACGATGACGCCCAAACCGGGCGGAGCCACCGAGTGGGTGCAGCGGATGCTCGAGCTGCGTGCGGCCGACCACGGCGTCAGCTTCGTGGTGCGCGACCTCGACGGCAGGTTGGTCGGGTCGTCGAGCTATCTGCATGTCGACGGCCCGAACCGCAGGCTGGAGATCGGGCATACCTGGTACACCGCCGCGGCTCGGCGTAGCGGCATCAACGCCGAGACCAAACTGCTGATGCTGGGACATGCCTTCGACGAGTTGAATTGTGTGGCAGTGGAATTCCGCACCCACTTCTTCAACTCCGCCAGCCGGGCGGCCATCGAGCGGCTCGGCGCCAAACTCGACGGCGTGCTGCGCAGCCACCAGCTGGGACCCGACGGATCCCGTCGTGACACCGTCGTTTATTCGATCCTGGACATCGAATGGCCCGCAGTGCGGTCCAACCTGAAGTTCAGGCTGGACCGCCGCGGGCAGACCGACTAA
- a CDS encoding cupin domain-containing protein — MSELPDWARRLDLAPHPEGGWYRETWRSELAIPQSSLPSGYSGPRSAGTAILFLLMPGQQSAWHTVRSAELWFHHRGSPLVLEVGAQRDAATSLLLGPDVLAGQHPQLLVPPGHWQRAMPRDDEPALVSCVVVPGFDFADFALSPAATTD; from the coding sequence GTGAGCGAACTACCCGACTGGGCCAGACGGCTCGATCTCGCCCCGCACCCCGAGGGCGGCTGGTACCGCGAGACCTGGCGCAGCGAACTGGCCATCCCCCAGTCCTCGCTGCCGTCGGGCTACTCCGGGCCACGCAGCGCCGGCACCGCGATCCTGTTCCTGCTGATGCCCGGCCAGCAGTCGGCCTGGCACACGGTGCGCAGCGCCGAGCTGTGGTTCCACCACCGGGGCAGCCCACTGGTCCTGGAGGTCGGCGCGCAAAGAGACGCGGCGACAAGCCTTCTGCTGGGCCCGGATGTGTTGGCCGGGCAGCACCCGCAACTGCTGGTGCCGCCCGGCCACTGGCAACGTGCGATGCCGCGCGATGACGAGCCCGCCCTGGTCAGCTGTGTGGTGGTGCCGGGCTTCGACTTCGCCGACTTCGCCCTCAGCCCTGCAGCGACGACAGATTGA
- a CDS encoding VOC family protein: protein MVTRQSAPLGAPTWTDLATSDLERAKQFYGAVFGWTFETGGPEYGGYVTASVDGQVVAGLMRNDPQWNAPDAWTVYLHTADADAAVAAVTAAGGGNCGGVMDIPAKGRMAMMTDPTGSVFGVWQPGGHEGFAVFNEAGAPVYHQVTTRDYAKALDFYRTAFGWTTETVSDSDEFRYSTANFDGEALVGVMDGAAIMPEGAPSHWCSFLGSDDVDKTIELIVANGGSVVRPAEDTPYGRLAAVADPTGAEFNLSSLQG from the coding sequence GTGGTTACCCGTCAGAGCGCCCCGCTGGGCGCCCCCACCTGGACCGACCTGGCCACCTCTGACCTCGAGCGCGCCAAGCAGTTCTACGGTGCAGTGTTCGGCTGGACGTTCGAAACCGGTGGCCCCGAATACGGCGGCTACGTCACCGCATCTGTCGACGGCCAGGTGGTGGCCGGGCTGATGCGCAATGACCCGCAGTGGAACGCGCCGGATGCCTGGACGGTCTATTTGCACACCGCCGACGCCGATGCTGCCGTCGCCGCGGTGACCGCGGCAGGCGGGGGCAACTGTGGTGGGGTGATGGACATTCCGGCCAAGGGCCGGATGGCGATGATGACCGACCCGACGGGGTCCGTCTTCGGCGTCTGGCAGCCGGGTGGGCACGAGGGTTTCGCGGTGTTCAACGAAGCCGGTGCACCGGTGTATCACCAGGTGACCACCCGCGACTATGCCAAGGCCCTGGACTTCTACCGCACGGCGTTCGGCTGGACCACCGAGACTGTGTCGGACTCCGATGAATTCCGCTACAGCACAGCCAACTTCGATGGTGAGGCGCTCGTCGGGGTGATGGACGGCGCCGCGATCATGCCCGAAGGCGCCCCGTCGCACTGGTGCTCGTTCCTGGGCTCCGACGATGTCGACAAGACCATCGAGCTGATCGTCGCCAACGGTGGTTCGGTGGTGCGCCCGGCCGAGGACACGCCTTACGGGCGGCTGGCCGCAGTGGCCGATCCGACCGGCGCCGAGTTCAATCTGTCGTCGCTGCAGGGCTGA
- a CDS encoding acyl-CoA dehydrogenase family protein: protein MSDFSDIHDELRSVASDLLAKDSLDWPLLVSAGWVGLDAPEESGGAGATFAEVAVICEEIGRAAAPTSYLGSAVLAIGALDAVRPNEFRDALVEAVVAGQTRVALALPGGGEPAPFDLATTRLGWRVHGRAGFVSDAAGAQRLLLPARDADGVAVLVDVAAGAPGLTVTEQPVLDETRRLATVTAEGVEVDEDAVWRFDGDAAAQLQKLPERAALAVACDSLGVAQAMLDATVSYTGARRQFGRPIGSFQAVKHACADMLVRISVARQLVTAAITAPEPRAVSMAKAYSTEAAVEVAGKAMQLHGGIGYTWESGVHVYLKRAALDRSLFGAPAEHRARIAQRYG from the coding sequence ATGAGCGACTTCTCCGACATCCATGACGAGCTACGTTCGGTAGCAAGCGATCTGCTGGCCAAGGACAGCCTCGACTGGCCGCTGCTGGTATCGGCGGGCTGGGTCGGACTGGATGCCCCCGAGGAATCCGGCGGCGCTGGTGCGACGTTCGCCGAGGTCGCGGTGATCTGCGAGGAGATCGGCCGGGCCGCGGCGCCCACCAGTTATCTCGGAAGTGCAGTGCTGGCCATCGGCGCCCTCGATGCGGTGCGACCCAACGAGTTCCGCGATGCGTTGGTGGAGGCGGTGGTGGCCGGGCAAACCCGCGTCGCGCTTGCCCTACCCGGGGGCGGGGAGCCGGCGCCCTTCGATCTGGCCACCACGAGACTGGGCTGGCGCGTCCACGGCCGGGCCGGCTTCGTGTCCGACGCGGCAGGAGCTCAGCGGCTGCTGTTGCCGGCTCGTGACGCCGACGGCGTCGCGGTGTTGGTGGATGTGGCGGCCGGCGCACCCGGGTTGACGGTCACCGAGCAGCCGGTGCTGGACGAGACCCGCCGGCTGGCCACCGTGACGGCCGAGGGCGTGGAGGTCGACGAGGATGCGGTGTGGCGATTCGACGGCGACGCCGCGGCACAGTTGCAGAAACTGCCCGAACGCGCCGCACTCGCGGTGGCCTGTGACAGTCTCGGTGTCGCCCAGGCCATGCTCGACGCCACGGTGTCCTACACCGGGGCCCGCCGGCAGTTCGGCCGTCCGATCGGCTCGTTCCAGGCCGTCAAGCACGCCTGCGCCGACATGCTCGTGCGGATCTCGGTGGCCCGGCAGCTGGTGACCGCCGCCATCACGGCGCCCGAACCACGCGCGGTGTCGATGGCGAAGGCCTACAGCACCGAGGCTGCCGTCGAGGTGGCCGGTAAGGCCATGCAGCTGCACGGCGGCATCGGTTACACCTGGGAGAGCGGCGTCCATGTGTATCTCAAGCGGGCCGCGCTCGACCGGTCGCTGTTCGGTGCGCCTGCCGAGCACCGCGCCAGGATCGCTCAGCGCTACGGATAG
- a CDS encoding acyl-CoA dehydrogenase family protein yields MTGLDEFRATVRDWCATHVPKDWRAKQTGVSADEFVAFQKSWFAELHTAGYAVPHWPAEWGGGMGVAEQIVLYQELAAHDAPRLVLAFVGIHHAASTLLAAGTDEQKQRHLPAILDGEIWVQGFSEPEAGSDLAALRTTAKVDSVAADRFIVNGQKLWASGAMHADWCLLLARTDPEAPKRHGISYFLMDMTTPGIDVRPIRNAAGDSHFCEIFLNDVAVPATNLIGPVNKGWQVAQATLGAERGMTMLELSERLGNAGFNWLLEAAPVEDPAVADRLAQFEIELTGLRGLCRDLVERTEAGRAGPADASIVKLYYSELLQRMTGFGAEIGGLNAHTVLAKPASSGWESGAWMLDFIGSWEWTIPGGASEIQRTIIGERGLGLPREPSAV; encoded by the coding sequence ATGACCGGCCTCGACGAGTTCCGGGCCACGGTAAGGGACTGGTGCGCCACCCACGTTCCGAAAGACTGGCGTGCCAAGCAGACCGGCGTCAGTGCCGACGAGTTCGTGGCGTTCCAGAAATCCTGGTTCGCCGAACTTCACACCGCCGGCTACGCGGTGCCGCACTGGCCTGCCGAATGGGGCGGCGGCATGGGAGTTGCCGAGCAGATCGTGCTGTACCAGGAGCTGGCCGCCCATGATGCGCCGCGGCTGGTGCTGGCCTTCGTCGGTATCCATCACGCCGCCTCGACCCTGCTCGCCGCAGGTACCGACGAGCAGAAGCAAAGGCACCTGCCCGCCATCCTCGACGGTGAGATCTGGGTGCAGGGTTTCTCTGAGCCGGAGGCCGGATCAGATCTGGCTGCCCTGCGTACCACGGCGAAGGTCGACAGCGTCGCAGCTGACCGGTTCATCGTCAACGGCCAGAAGCTCTGGGCCAGTGGTGCGATGCACGCCGACTGGTGCCTGTTGCTGGCCCGCACCGATCCGGAAGCGCCCAAACGGCACGGTATCTCGTATTTCCTGATGGACATGACCACTCCCGGGATCGACGTGCGGCCGATCCGCAACGCGGCGGGGGATTCGCACTTCTGCGAGATCTTCCTCAACGACGTCGCGGTCCCGGCGACCAATCTCATCGGCCCGGTGAACAAGGGTTGGCAGGTCGCGCAGGCCACGCTCGGCGCCGAGCGCGGCATGACCATGCTGGAGCTGTCCGAACGGCTGGGCAATGCGGGCTTCAACTGGCTGCTGGAAGCCGCTCCGGTCGAGGATCCGGCGGTGGCAGATCGGCTGGCGCAGTTCGAGATCGAGCTGACCGGCCTGCGCGGGCTCTGCCGCGACCTGGTGGAACGTACCGAGGCGGGGCGGGCCGGTCCGGCGGACGCCTCGATCGTCAAGCTGTACTACAGCGAGCTGTTGCAACGGATGACCGGATTCGGTGCGGAGATCGGTGGCCTGAACGCCCACACCGTGTTGGCCAAACCGGCCTCCAGCGGCTGGGAATCGGGCGCCTGGATGCTCGATTTCATCGGATCGTGGGAGTGGACCATCCCCGGCGGAGCCAGCGAGATCCAGCGCACCATCATCGGTGAGCGTGGCCTGGGCCTGCCCCGAGAACCGAGTGCGGTGTGA
- a CDS encoding acyl-CoA dehydrogenase family protein: MILDLSDDAKEYGRQALKAFESAGGDQLLAQADAKPETRAEMVTPVLDGLGVLELEPRADADALEAAAAVCRSAGYWALPYPVAERLSRPQDMEVDGLIVVDATAPEAPLQGLDNRWAAVTLDGARSTVTKLGAPGPSFATALELAAVDSAGLNDVALALTLPSWTLLGMLDRAIDLTTAHVSLRKQFGQPLSSFQGVQFQLTDAEVERSGVDMLARYALWSVVTNAADEAINDALALRLAAIEAAEVVFRVCHQLHGAVGFCDETTLSWLSRYSQPVRRLPFGVSKTRDTLTARLGRHGLTGLFSS, encoded by the coding sequence ATGATCCTCGATCTCAGCGATGACGCGAAAGAATATGGCCGCCAAGCCCTCAAGGCGTTCGAGTCCGCCGGTGGCGATCAGCTGCTGGCCCAGGCCGACGCCAAACCAGAGACTCGCGCCGAGATGGTGACGCCGGTACTCGACGGTCTGGGCGTCTTGGAGTTGGAACCGCGCGCCGACGCCGACGCACTGGAGGCCGCTGCTGCGGTGTGCCGCAGCGCGGGCTATTGGGCGCTGCCGTACCCGGTGGCCGAGCGCTTGTCGCGCCCGCAAGACATGGAGGTCGACGGCCTGATCGTCGTCGACGCAACCGCGCCCGAGGCACCGTTACAGGGGCTGGACAACCGTTGGGCCGCTGTCACATTGGACGGTGCGCGCAGTACCGTGACCAAACTCGGCGCGCCGGGCCCGTCCTTCGCCACCGCCCTCGAGCTGGCCGCCGTGGACAGTGCGGGGTTGAACGACGTCGCCCTGGCCCTCACGCTGCCGTCCTGGACCCTGCTGGGCATGCTGGACCGCGCCATCGACCTGACCACCGCACACGTCAGCCTGCGCAAGCAGTTCGGCCAGCCGCTGTCGTCGTTCCAAGGTGTGCAGTTCCAGCTCACCGACGCCGAGGTGGAGCGCAGCGGCGTCGACATGCTGGCCAGGTACGCGCTGTGGAGTGTGGTCACCAACGCCGCCGATGAGGCGATCAACGACGCCCTGGCATTGCGGCTGGCCGCCATCGAGGCCGCCGAGGTGGTGTTCCGCGTGTGCCACCAACTGCACGGCGCGGTCGGCTTCTGCGATGAGACCACGCTGTCCTGGCTGTCGCGCTACAGCCAGCCCGTGCGCCGCCTGCCCTTCGGGGTGTCCAAGACCCGGGACACGTTGACCGCGCGCCTGGGACGGCACGGACTCACCGGATTGTTCTCGTCATGA
- a CDS encoding acyl-CoA dehydrogenase family protein translates to MDFDFGEVADSLRGELRALIADQVPADFLGAFTDDPADLAVAQQFCRTLAQQHLLCMSWPKEFGGGDASVWEQTVVREEMWAHHEPRGAQYMGVNWVGPIIMRHGTPAQQRKHLPPIANGEVIWCQGFSEPEAGSDLASLRTFARREDDGWRVNGQKIWTSYATMAQWCFLLARTSKGEKKQQGMTIFLVPMDSPGIQVRPIRTMMGPHHLNEVFFDDLKVTEADVLGTVDQGWSIVQDVVSFERVGIARYARCERLLQTAPEVLGEQWEQLPAELRGRWTRMLTHCRRARLMAYRVVSMQATGRVNPGDSAAYRIAVTRLDQESAEVLMEMAAALPRGEDSRIEYFRAEVEDHWRYSQASTVSSGSIEMQRILLSRTMLAGKA, encoded by the coding sequence GTGGATTTCGATTTTGGTGAGGTGGCCGACTCGCTGCGCGGTGAGTTGCGTGCGCTGATCGCCGACCAGGTTCCCGCCGACTTTCTCGGCGCGTTCACCGATGACCCCGCCGATCTGGCGGTGGCTCAGCAGTTCTGCCGGACACTGGCACAGCAGCATCTGCTGTGCATGTCGTGGCCAAAGGAGTTCGGCGGCGGCGACGCCTCGGTGTGGGAGCAGACCGTGGTGCGCGAGGAGATGTGGGCGCATCACGAGCCGCGCGGAGCCCAGTACATGGGCGTCAACTGGGTCGGGCCGATCATCATGCGGCACGGCACGCCAGCGCAGCAGCGCAAGCACCTGCCGCCGATCGCCAACGGTGAAGTGATCTGGTGCCAGGGCTTTTCCGAGCCCGAGGCGGGTTCGGACCTGGCCTCGCTGCGGACCTTCGCCCGCCGGGAGGACGACGGCTGGCGCGTCAACGGCCAGAAGATCTGGACCTCCTACGCCACGATGGCGCAGTGGTGCTTCCTGCTGGCGCGCACCTCCAAAGGTGAGAAGAAACAACAGGGCATGACCATCTTCCTGGTACCCATGGATTCCCCGGGCATCCAGGTGCGTCCGATCCGCACCATGATGGGCCCGCACCATCTCAACGAGGTGTTCTTCGATGACCTCAAGGTGACCGAGGCCGATGTGCTGGGCACCGTGGACCAAGGTTGGTCGATCGTGCAGGACGTGGTGTCCTTCGAGCGCGTCGGCATCGCCCGGTACGCGCGCTGCGAGCGGCTGCTGCAGACCGCCCCCGAGGTACTCGGCGAGCAGTGGGAGCAGTTGCCCGCCGAACTGCGCGGCCGGTGGACCCGGATGCTCACCCACTGTCGCCGGGCCAGGCTGATGGCCTACCGGGTGGTGTCGATGCAGGCCACCGGACGGGTGAATCCCGGTGACTCCGCGGCATATCGGATCGCGGTGACGCGTTTGGACCAGGAGAGTGCCGAGGTGCTCATGGAGATGGCGGCCGCGCTGCCGCGCGGCGAGGACAGCCGCATCGAGTACTTCCGCGCCGAGGTGGAGGACCACTGGCGGTATTCGCAGGCATCCACGGTGTCCTCGGGCAGCATCGAGATGCAGCGCATCCTGTTGTCGCGGACCATGCTGGCCGGAAAGGCGTGA
- a CDS encoding CaiB/BaiF CoA transferase family protein — translation MRSGPLQGVRVVDLTAMVMGPYCTQIMADMGADVIKVETPAGDNTRYISVGPAPGMSGVFVNVNRGKRSVVLDLRSPEGKADLCALIADADVFIHSMRAKAIAKLGFGYDDVAAINPGIVYTNCYGYGRRGPDADRPAYDDTIQAECGLPAVQQQLTGDASYVGTIMADKVAGLTALYATTMALFHRERTGEGQEVEVSMFETMASFMLVEHANGAMFDPPLGPAVYPRAVTPNRRPYETKDGHIAALIYNDKHWNAFIDRVQPSWNSPEYATLEQRARQIDTVYGLVARTLKERTTAEWLDLFAELEIPAAPMLTPDELFENEHLNAVGLFETVDTPHGRVRMPGVPTWFSRTPGRVAGYAPELGADTAEVLAELGPR, via the coding sequence ATGAGATCCGGTCCGTTGCAGGGCGTTCGGGTGGTGGACCTCACCGCCATGGTGATGGGACCCTACTGCACGCAGATCATGGCGGACATGGGCGCCGACGTCATCAAGGTCGAAACCCCGGCGGGCGACAACACCCGCTACATCTCGGTGGGGCCCGCGCCAGGCATGAGCGGCGTGTTCGTCAACGTCAACCGTGGCAAGCGAAGCGTGGTGCTGGATCTGCGGTCGCCCGAGGGCAAGGCCGACCTGTGCGCACTGATCGCCGATGCCGATGTGTTCATCCACTCGATGCGGGCCAAGGCCATCGCCAAGCTCGGGTTCGGCTACGACGACGTGGCCGCGATCAACCCGGGCATCGTCTACACCAACTGCTACGGGTACGGCCGTCGTGGCCCGGACGCCGACCGTCCCGCCTATGACGACACCATCCAGGCCGAGTGCGGATTGCCTGCCGTGCAACAGCAATTGACCGGAGACGCCTCCTACGTGGGCACCATCATGGCCGACAAGGTGGCCGGGCTGACCGCGCTCTACGCCACCACGATGGCGCTGTTCCACCGGGAACGCACCGGCGAGGGCCAGGAGGTCGAGGTCAGCATGTTTGAGACCATGGCCTCCTTCATGCTGGTCGAGCATGCCAACGGCGCCATGTTCGACCCCCCGCTGGGGCCCGCGGTGTACCCGCGGGCGGTCACGCCCAACCGCAGGCCGTATGAGACCAAGGACGGTCACATCGCCGCGCTGATCTACAACGACAAGCACTGGAATGCGTTCATCGACCGGGTGCAGCCGTCCTGGAACAGTCCCGAATACGCGACGTTGGAGCAGCGGGCCCGGCAGATCGACACCGTGTACGGGCTGGTCGCCCGGACCCTCAAGGAGCGCACCACCGCCGAGTGGCTGGACCTGTTCGCGGAGTTGGAGATTCCCGCGGCGCCCATGCTCACGCCGGATGAGTTGTTCGAGAACGAGCACCTCAACGCGGTCGGATTGTTCGAGACCGTCGACACCCCGCACGGCCGGGTACGGATGCCCGGTGTGCCGACCTGGTTCTCCCGAACCCCGGGCCGCGTCGCCGGATATGCACCGGAACTCGGAGCCGACACCGCCGAGGTGCTCGCTGAGCTCGGCCCGCGATAG